The DNA sequence GGTGTCGCGAACAGGAAGAAGAGCAGGTCCAAGTATGGGGCAAAGAAGCCGAAACAATAAGGGAGCATAAGAAATGCCACGCAAAGGACACATATCGAAACGGGAGAAACTGCCCGATCCCAAGTACAATGACATGATGGTTCAGAGGCTCATCAACTGTGTGATGCTCGACGGCAAGAAAAGCACGGCCTCGGGGATCGTATACGGCGCGATAAACCTCATCGAAGAGCGGCTCAAAGAGGAAGGTCTCAAGGTTTTCCACAAGGCCCTCGACAACATCAAGCCGGAGATCGAGGTCAAGGCGAGACGTGTCGGCGGCGCTACCTACCAGGTACCTGTGGAGGTGCGGCTCAACAGAAAACTCTCCCTCGGCATACGATGGCTTATCCGCTATTCCCGTGCACGTTCAGAAAAGACGATGATGGAGAGGCTTGCGGGTGAACTGATCGACGCTTACAACAACAAGGGAAGCGCGGTCAAGAAAAGAGAGGACACCCACAAGATGGCCGAGGCCAACAAGGCATTCGCCCACTACAGGTGGTAACAGGTTTACAATGAACAATCGGGTCAGAAACGTAGGGATCATGGCGCACATCGACGCGGGCAAGACGACCGCGACGGAGCGGATCCTTTTCTATACCGGCGTCAACAACAGGATAGGGGAAGTTGACGACGGGGCGGCAACGATGGACTGGATGGAAGAAGAGAAGGAACGGGGCATCACCATCACCGCCGCCGCGACCACCTGCTTCTGGCGCGACCATCGCATCAATATTATAGACACTCCGGGACATATCGATTTCACCATCGAGGTCGGCAGGTCGCTGCGCGTCCTTGACGGGGCGGTTGCTCTCTTTTCGGGTGTCGAGGGCGTCGAGCCGCAGTCGGAGACCGTCTGGAGACAGGCGGACCGATACGGTGTTCCCCGTATCGGCTTCATCAACAAGATGGACAGGCCCGGCGCGGACTTCGACAAGTGCACCGGCATGATGCGCGACATCCTCCGGGCAAACCCGCTCGCGCTCCAGGTACCTCTCAAGAACGGCGACGAGTTCATAGGTGTCATCGACATCATCACCGAGAAGATGATGAGGTACGACAGGGACCGTCTGG is a window from the Syntrophorhabdus sp. genome containing:
- the rpsG gene encoding 30S ribosomal protein S7, which gives rise to MPRKGHISKREKLPDPKYNDMMVQRLINCVMLDGKKSTASGIVYGAINLIEERLKEEGLKVFHKALDNIKPEIEVKARRVGGATYQVPVEVRLNRKLSLGIRWLIRYSRARSEKTMMERLAGELIDAYNNKGSAVKKREDTHKMAEANKAFAHYRW